The following DNA comes from bacterium.
GGTCGGGGCGGCATCCAGAAGCAGGGAAAGTTTCGGCTCCTGAGCCTTCAGCGAGCCGGCGAGCAGGAGCAGAGCCAGAGTTACGGACACGAACGTTTTCATGAGCAGCCTCTCTGAAATGTGGACGACGACAAAACAGATAAAAAAACAGCCGGCACGAATGTCGGCTGTTTAATATATTATGTCAAGTTTTTTAGCGCCTGTCTGTCAGTGTTTCAATTAAAATCGAACGGAGCCGTGCGCCCACCCCTGGTTCCAGGCTGTTGCCGAACAGGATCGCGCCCGCCGGGTCCGCCTGGACCCGGAAACCGGGCAGGCCGCCGGCCGGGCCGAGCTCAAGGAAAAGGCTGCCGCGCTCGACCGGGACCAGGCCCATGAGGTAGGCGAACACGTTCAGGTCCGACACGTGGGGCAGCGGAGTTGAGTCTTTCTTGTTCCGGTGCCAGTAATCGATAGCATTGCACAGAAGCTCCGTGGCGGGCAACCCGGCCGCGCGCAGGCGCTCCACGTCCTCTGCCCGCGGGCTGGCCGGGCCGCTGGTGCTCTCGGACAGCAGCACCCAGCGCAGGCCCGAGCGCTCCAGCAGAAGCGGGGCAAGTGGATCATAGCGCAGGTTCCAGCCGATCGCCTGTTCGGCCCCGGGCGGGAAATACCCGCCGTTGGTCACCACCTGTTTCAGCTTGCGGGCCGCCTCGGGATAGTTGAGCAGAAGCCGTCCCACGTTGGTCATCGAGCCGATAGTGACCAGAGTCACCTCGCCCGGCCAGCGCTCGGCGATCTGCGCAATCAGAGCGTCCGCCTTGAGCGGGCTGGGAGCGGGAAGACCGGCCTCGTCCGGGGCCACCTCGCCGTAGCGCACCCCGCCGGAGAACCCCGTGTACAGGGTGTCGGGCCAGGGCAGAGCGCGGGCATAGCCCTCGGCCACCGGGATCCCGGGCTGTCCGAACGCCTGGGTCACCCGTCGCGCCACCCTGCTTCTCGCCGCGGTGTTACCGTCCACCGTGGTCACGGCCAGCACATCGAAACGCGGCGAGGCCACGGCGAACGCGGTCACCAGAATGTCGTCGATATCCTCGGCGATGTCGGTGTCGATTATCACCTTGACCGGGCTGTCGACCGCGGCCGTGGCGGCATGGCCTGTCTGCGCCACGGCGAGCAGGCAAAGCAGCGGAAGCAGGAGGAGACGGTTCATTTCATTCTCGTTTTGGGGTGGGAATCAGTCTTTGCAACCCTTGGCGCTGCCGCTGCCTCCGGGCCTTCTCTTTCGCATGACTGTCGAGACCACCTCCAGCAGTTCCTCGACCCGGTAGGGTTTGGGGATGATCCCGCTGAATCCGTAATGGCGGAAATCGGCCAGGACCTGATCGTTGGAGTAGCCGCTGGAGACCACGGCCCGCACCTCCGGGTCGAGACGGCGGATGCGGGAAAGGGTCTCCTTGCCCCCCATCCCGCCCGGGATGGTCAGGTCCATGATGACCAGGTCGAACCGCCGGCCGGCCTTGAACTCCAGCTCGTACATCTCAAGCGCCTCCAGGCCGCTGCCCGCGGTGCGCACGCGGTGCCCGCTGTTGGTCAGGGCGCGGGCCAGGCTGTCACGGTACAACGGCTCGTCGTCCATCACCAGGATCGAGCCGGTGACCGGCTTTGTGCCCCTGCCTTTCCTGCC
Coding sequences within:
- a CDS encoding nucleoside hydrolase; translated protein: MNRLLLLPLLCLLAVAQTGHAATAAVDSPVKVIIDTDIAEDIDDILVTAFAVASPRFDVLAVTTVDGNTAARSRVARRVTQAFGQPGIPVAEGYARALPWPDTLYTGFSGGVRYGEVAPDEAGLPAPSPLKADALIAQIAERWPGEVTLVTIGSMTNVGRLLLNYPEAARKLKQVVTNGGYFPPGAEQAIGWNLRYDPLAPLLLERSGLRWVLLSESTSGPASPRAEDVERLRAAGLPATELLCNAIDYWHRNKKDSTPLPHVSDLNVFAYLMGLVPVERGSLFLELGPAGGLPGFRVQADPAGAILFGNSLEPGVGARLRSILIETLTDRR